A genomic segment from Dehalococcoidales bacterium encodes:
- a CDS encoding cation:proton antiporter, with translation MFSMIDSIIPLVMGIIVLGASLISLRLGISVAIIEILLGAVGGSLGLHTQDWMIYLAGFGGITLTFLAGTEIDTGMMREKFKESFLIGFFSFLAPFVAVAAYTYFVAHWSLQASLLAGTALSTTSLAVVYSVLVETGLAKTQVGKLLMSSTFITDMGTALALSIIFIKPTLFTLVFVVVSMVVIVLATRFSHKVFDNPRLRNKVIEPEIKYVFLLLLAFMYFADLGAGHAVLPAFVLGLLMSPHFRETAETRSVRNRLRTVAYAVITPTFFIVGGLRVSFPLIASATGLFAILFGIKMVSKFLGVFFFSKKYIPHGAMYTTLLMSTGLTFGTISSVFGLTAGIIDQVQYSLLVGVVIASAVIPTFIAQKWFMPAHSEDIVELNGNGEQSVTKS, from the coding sequence ATGTTCAGTATGATCGATAGCATTATCCCTTTGGTCATGGGTATTATCGTCCTCGGCGCCAGTCTTATTTCACTCAGACTGGGTATATCGGTCGCCATCATTGAGATACTACTTGGCGCCGTTGGCGGCTCTCTTGGCCTGCACACGCAGGACTGGATGATATACCTGGCCGGCTTCGGCGGCATTACTCTCACTTTCCTTGCCGGTACCGAGATAGATACCGGCATGATGAGGGAGAAATTCAAAGAGAGCTTTCTCATCGGCTTCTTTTCTTTCCTGGCCCCGTTTGTGGCTGTTGCCGCCTATACTTATTTTGTTGCCCACTGGAGTTTGCAGGCATCCTTGCTGGCAGGGACTGCCCTTTCCACAACCTCGCTAGCTGTCGTTTACTCGGTTCTTGTAGAGACCGGCCTGGCAAAGACACAGGTTGGCAAATTGCTCATGTCTTCCACCTTTATCACGGATATGGGCACCGCATTAGCTCTGAGTATTATTTTCATCAAGCCTACACTGTTTACCCTGGTATTTGTTGTTGTTTCGATGGTGGTAATCGTCCTTGCCACCAGGTTCTCGCACAAGGTCTTCGACAATCCGCGGCTCAGGAACAAGGTCATTGAGCCGGAAATCAAGTATGTATTCCTCTTATTACTGGCGTTCATGTATTTTGCCGACCTGGGCGCCGGTCATGCCGTCCTTCCGGCGTTTGTGCTTGGCTTGCTGATGTCGCCCCACTTCCGGGAGACAGCGGAAACGCGCTCGGTCAGGAACCGGCTGCGGACCGTAGCATATGCCGTCATTACGCCGACGTTTTTCATCGTCGGAGGCTTACGGGTTTCCTTTCCCTTGATCGCATCAGCAACAGGATTATTCGCGATACTGTTCGGGATTAAAATGGTCAGCAAGTTCCTTGGCGTGTTCTTCTTTTCGAAGAAATACATTCCCCATGGGGCGATGTATACGACCCTGCTAATGAGCACCGGCCTTACTTTCGGCACCATTTCCAGCGTCTTCGGGCTGACTGCGGGGATTATTGACCAGGTACAATATTCGCTACTGGTCGGCGTCGTCATTGCCAGTGCCGTGATTCCCACGTTTATCGCTCAAAAGTGGTTCATGCCCGCTCATTCGGAAGATATCGTAGAGTTGAACGGAAACGGAGAGCAAAGCGTCACGAAATCATAG